One genomic region from Prochlorococcus marinus CUG1433 encodes:
- the lipA gene encoding lipoyl synthase, with protein MTNNPNSLISKPDWLRVKAPQVERIGNTAALLNDLKLNTVCQEASCPNIGECFASGTATFLIMGPGCTRACPYCDIDFDRSKRELDPTEPYRLAEAVFRMKLKHVVITSVNRDDLEDGGASQFFECVYQVRKKSPETTIELLIPDFCGNWKALEKVLDSNPNVLNHNIETVPSLYKKVRPQGKYERTLELLKRTRNYSPKVYTKSGFMLGLGEKDEEVLSLLEDLKSNFVDIVTIGQYLSPGPNHLPVQRFVSPSKFNYFKVFGEKNLDFMQVVSSPLTRSSYHAEEIQKLMKKYPR; from the coding sequence TTGACAAATAATCCTAATAGTTTAATTTCAAAACCTGATTGGTTAAGAGTAAAAGCTCCGCAAGTTGAGAGAATTGGGAATACGGCAGCTTTGTTAAATGATTTAAAGCTCAATACTGTATGTCAAGAAGCAAGCTGTCCAAATATTGGTGAATGTTTTGCTAGTGGAACTGCCACTTTCCTTATAATGGGTCCTGGCTGTACTAGGGCATGTCCATATTGCGATATTGATTTTGATAGATCAAAAAGAGAATTAGATCCAACAGAACCATATCGTCTAGCCGAAGCAGTTTTTAGAATGAAGCTTAAACATGTTGTAATAACATCGGTAAATAGAGACGATCTTGAGGATGGTGGTGCATCTCAATTTTTTGAATGTGTTTATCAAGTAAGAAAAAAATCTCCTGAAACTACTATTGAGCTTTTAATTCCTGATTTTTGCGGTAACTGGAAAGCGCTTGAAAAAGTTCTTGATTCAAATCCAAACGTTTTAAACCACAATATTGAGACTGTGCCTTCACTATATAAAAAAGTAAGACCTCAGGGTAAATATGAGAGAACTCTTGAGTTACTAAAAAGAACCAGAAACTATTCTCCCAAAGTTTATACAAAGTCAGGCTTTATGCTTGGTCTTGGAGAAAAAGATGAGGAGGTCTTAAGTCTTCTTGAGGATTTAAAAAGTAATTTCGTCGATATTGTTACTATTGGGCAATATTTATCTCCTGGCCCAAATCATTTACCTGTTCAAAGATTTGTGAGTCCTTCAAAATTCAATTATTTTAAAGTTTTCGGGGAAAAAAATTTGGATTTTATGCAAGTAGTTAGTTCTCCTTTAACTCGAAGCAGTTACCATGCTGAAGAGATTCAAAAACTTATGAAAAAATATCCAAGATAG
- a CDS encoding photosystem I reaction center subunit VIII, with product MPSDLPSLLPSIFVPLIGIAMPAVFIVLIGRLITATE from the coding sequence ATGCCATCTGATTTACCAAGTCTTTTACCCTCAATTTTTGTTCCATTAATTGGTATAGCAATGCCTGCTGTTTTTATCGTATTGATTGGAAGATTAATTACAGCAACTGAATAA
- the psaB gene encoding photosystem I core protein PsaB yields the protein MATKFPSFNQGLAQDPTTRRIWYGIATAHDFESHDGMTEEKLYQKLFSTHFGHLAIIALWVAGNLFHIAWQGNFEQFVLDPTHVRPIAHAIWDPHFGSGITEAMTQAGANGPVNIAYSGLYHWWYTIGMRTNEQLFQASIFMSILACWTLFAGWLHLQPKFRPSLAWFKNAESRLNHHLAVLFGFSSIAWTGHLVHVAIPESRGQHVGWDNWLTVLPHPAGLAPFFTLNWGAYAQNPDSLDQVFGTAEGAGTAIFTFLGGLHPQSEALWLTDIAHHHIAIGTVFVIAGHMYRNTFGIGHSLKEITEAHNTRHPNDPHKGSFGINHDGIYETVNNSLHFQLGLALASLGVATSLVAQHMGALPSYAFIARDYTTQSALYSHHQYIAMFLMVGAFAHGAIFFVRDYDPELNKDNVLARVLGTKEALISHLSWVTMLLGFHTLGIYVHNDVVVAFGNPEKQILIEPVFAQFVQAAQGKMMYGFNALLSDPTSSATLAANSLPGNHYWMDLINRQDALSAFLPIGPADFLVHHAIALGLHTTALILIKGALDARGTKLIPDKKDLGYAFPCDGPGRGGTCDSSSWDAMYLAMFWALNLIAWVTFYWHWKHLAIWQGNVAQFNESGTYLMGWFRDYLWLNSAQLINGYNPFGVNSLSPWAWMFLFGHLVWATGFMFLISWRGYWQELIETLVWAHQRTPIANLVGWRDKPVALSIVQARLVGLAHFTIGNILTFGAFVIASTSGKFG from the coding sequence TAACTTATTCCATATTGCTTGGCAAGGTAACTTCGAGCAATTTGTACTTGATCCAACTCACGTTCGTCCTATTGCTCATGCTATTTGGGATCCTCATTTTGGATCTGGTATCACAGAAGCAATGACACAAGCTGGAGCCAATGGTCCGGTAAACATAGCTTACTCAGGTCTCTACCATTGGTGGTACACAATTGGAATGAGAACTAATGAGCAACTCTTCCAAGCTTCAATATTCATGAGTATTTTGGCTTGTTGGACTCTATTTGCAGGTTGGTTACACTTACAGCCAAAATTCAGACCATCTCTAGCATGGTTTAAAAATGCAGAGTCAAGATTAAATCATCATTTAGCTGTCTTATTTGGTTTTAGTAGTATCGCTTGGACTGGTCATTTGGTTCATGTTGCAATACCTGAGTCAAGAGGTCAACATGTAGGTTGGGATAACTGGTTAACAGTGCTTCCACATCCCGCAGGATTAGCGCCTTTCTTTACTTTAAACTGGGGAGCATATGCCCAAAATCCTGATTCTCTAGACCAAGTATTTGGAACAGCTGAGGGAGCTGGTACAGCAATCTTTACTTTCTTGGGTGGTCTTCATCCTCAAAGTGAAGCACTATGGCTTACTGACATTGCACATCACCATATTGCAATTGGTACAGTTTTTGTAATTGCTGGTCATATGTATAGAAATACTTTTGGTATTGGTCATAGCCTCAAAGAAATTACAGAAGCTCATAATACAAGACACCCTAATGATCCTCATAAAGGTAGCTTCGGAATTAACCACGATGGAATATATGAAACTGTAAATAACTCATTACATTTCCAACTTGGATTAGCTTTAGCATCACTTGGTGTTGCAACTTCTCTTGTAGCCCAACATATGGGTGCACTTCCCTCTTACGCTTTTATTGCCCGTGACTACACCACACAATCCGCTCTATATAGTCATCATCAGTACATAGCTATGTTCTTGATGGTCGGTGCTTTTGCACACGGAGCCATTTTCTTTGTGAGAGATTACGATCCTGAATTAAATAAGGATAATGTACTAGCAAGAGTACTTGGAACAAAGGAAGCTTTGATTAGCCACCTTAGTTGGGTAACAATGTTGCTAGGATTCCATACTCTTGGAATTTATGTTCACAATGATGTTGTCGTAGCTTTTGGTAATCCTGAAAAGCAGATTCTAATCGAGCCAGTATTTGCTCAATTCGTTCAAGCTGCTCAAGGTAAGATGATGTACGGCTTTAACGCTTTGTTATCTGATCCTACAAGTTCAGCAACTCTCGCAGCTAATTCATTACCAGGTAATCATTACTGGATGGATCTTATCAATAGACAAGATGCATTAAGTGCTTTCTTACCTATCGGGCCAGCAGATTTCTTGGTTCACCATGCTATAGCTTTAGGTCTTCATACAACTGCTTTGATCCTTATCAAAGGTGCACTTGATGCTAGAGGAACAAAATTAATTCCTGATAAGAAAGATTTAGGTTATGCTTTCCCTTGCGATGGACCTGGACGTGGTGGTACTTGTGATAGTTCATCTTGGGACGCTATGTACTTAGCTATGTTCTGGGCATTAAATTTAATAGCATGGGTAACTTTTTACTGGCATTGGAAACACCTAGCAATTTGGCAGGGTAATGTAGCGCAATTTAACGAATCAGGAACTTATCTAATGGGTTGGTTTAGAGATTATCTCTGGTTAAACTCTGCGCAACTTATTAATGGATATAATCCATTTGGAGTAAATTCTCTATCTCCTTGGGCTTGGATGTTCCTATTCGGTCATTTAGTTTGGGCTACTGGTTTCATGTTCCTAATATCATGGCGTGGTTACTGGCAAGAGTTAATTGAAACATTAGTTTGGGCGCATCAGCGTACTCCAATTGCTAACCTTGTTGGCTGGAGAGATAAGCCAGTTGCACTTTCAATTGTTCAAGCTAGATTAGTTGGACTAGCACATTTCACGATTGGAAACATACTTACATTTGGTGCATTTGTTATCGCATCCACTTCAGGTAAGTTTGGTTAA
- a CDS encoding recombinase family protein gives MFFLKFIDTLKNICNKTLTFKFKRKRLLLSEKNKNSKAIGYARAAHNENEYLEEQIKILKKEGCSLVFSEFISLDEEIKPQLNKAINCLFRGDQLIITQLDRAFKNKKECLRTINKLINKDIKLRTLTGFFAANESSNEISSIFKILYELDNLEDKSLGERKKEQLLRRKLSGNNLGGRPKISPLKESLVIRLRNEGYSYRSIRSQTGIALSTIRRVILEGELI, from the coding sequence GTGTTTTTTTTAAAATTTATTGATACATTAAAAAATATATGTAATAAAACATTGACTTTTAAATTTAAAAGAAAACGTCTTTTACTATCTGAAAAAAATAAAAACTCTAAAGCGATAGGTTATGCCAGAGCTGCTCATAATGAAAATGAATATTTAGAAGAGCAAATAAAAATTTTAAAGAAAGAGGGTTGCAGTTTAGTTTTCTCTGAATTTATAAGTTTAGATGAAGAAATCAAACCCCAACTCAATAAAGCTATAAATTGCTTATTTAGAGGTGATCAATTAATAATAACTCAGCTTGACCGAGCCTTTAAAAATAAAAAAGAATGTTTGCGGACAATAAATAAATTAATTAATAAGGATATTAAATTGCGAACTTTGACTGGTTTTTTTGCTGCTAATGAATCCTCTAATGAAATTTCCTCAATTTTTAAAATTTTATATGAATTAGATAATTTAGAAGACAAAAGTTTAGGAGAAAGAAAAAAAGAACAACTATTACGAAGAAAATTATCTGGGAATAATCTGGGAGGAAGGCCCAAAATAAGTCCTTTAAAAGAATCTTTGGTAATCAGATTACGCAATGAAGGATATTCATATCGATCAATCAGATCACAAACAGGAATTGCATTATCAACAATAAGAAGAGTGATTTTGGAAGGAGAATTAATATAA
- a CDS encoding glycosyltransferase family 2 protein yields MSDIKQLISIIVPVFNESESIGLLLDEVINVMSSHKFNFELIVVNDGSKDNTHQVLKQLTHKIKELSVISLRKNYGQTAAMSAGFDNSKGDIVITLDGDLQNDPNDIPLLISEINNGYDLVCGWRFDRKDKLINRKIPSKIANKLIAHVTGLKLHDYGCSLKAFKKEIIEDIKLYGELHRFLPVLANIEGARIKEIKVNHRSRQYGSSKYGIDRTFRVLMDLLTVWFMTKFLTRPMYGFGFVGIISIFSSLAISSYLIVLKIMGEDIGNRPLLMFALILGIAGVQLFSFGLLSELLIRTYHESQSRPIYRIRSINSAKQN; encoded by the coding sequence ATGTCAGATATAAAACAATTAATTTCTATTATCGTCCCTGTTTTCAATGAAAGCGAGAGTATTGGGCTTTTATTGGATGAAGTTATAAATGTAATGTCATCTCATAAATTTAATTTTGAATTGATTGTTGTAAATGATGGTTCTAAAGATAATACTCATCAAGTATTAAAGCAACTAACTCACAAAATCAAGGAATTGTCAGTAATTTCCCTTCGCAAAAATTACGGTCAAACAGCAGCAATGTCAGCTGGCTTTGATAATTCTAAGGGCGATATTGTTATTACTTTGGATGGTGATTTACAGAATGATCCAAATGATATTCCTTTATTAATTTCAGAAATTAATAATGGTTATGATTTGGTTTGTGGTTGGAGGTTTGATAGAAAAGATAAATTAATTAATAGAAAGATACCATCAAAAATAGCGAATAAGTTAATAGCTCACGTAACAGGTTTAAAGTTGCATGACTATGGTTGCTCATTAAAAGCTTTTAAGAAAGAAATAATAGAAGATATAAAGTTATATGGGGAACTTCACAGGTTTTTGCCAGTTTTAGCAAATATTGAAGGTGCAAGAATCAAAGAAATTAAAGTAAATCATAGGAGCAGGCAATATGGATCTAGTAAATATGGAATTGATAGAACTTTTAGAGTTTTAATGGATTTACTAACTGTTTGGTTTATGACAAAATTTTTAACAAGACCGATGTATGGATTTGGTTTTGTTGGAATTATAAGTATTTTCTCTAGTCTTGCGATAAGTTCTTATTTGATAGTTTTAAAAATAATGGGTGAGGATATTGGAAATCGTCCGTTGCTGATGTTTGCATTAATATTAGGAATTGCTGGTGTTCAATTATTTAGCTTTGGATTATTGAGCGAACTTTTAATTAGGACTTATCATGAAAGTCAAAGTCGTCCAATTTACAGAATTAGATCAATAAACAGTGCTAAGCAAAATTAA
- a CDS encoding serine hydrolase encodes MSFYHLSREMGIALNDILRRVCSYDKDFSREDISITWINYKSENKSVFKGFGTGINNKKMVYPASIVKLVYGLATFYWIKKGSLSLSDEIIDAVRKMLSFSSNNATSFLIDLLTGTTSGPRIEGELWENWKYQRRIINDWINDLNWEELDGINCCQKTWDDGPFGREKEFYGHHNKNRNAMNSDSAARVLEEIMIHIDYQENDLNLRSFLKRNLNKIVLKKDSLNQIDGFLGAGLPESINLWSKAGLMSEVRHDSAWWTNSQSLHTLLVVFCNGEKYSKDTSFLPLIAKEIYEFNKSYPI; translated from the coding sequence ATGTCCTTTTACCATTTAAGTAGAGAGATGGGTATAGCCTTAAATGATATTTTAAGGAGAGTGTGCTCTTATGATAAAGATTTTTCAAGAGAAGATATTTCGATAACTTGGATTAATTATAAAAGTGAAAATAAAAGTGTATTTAAAGGTTTTGGAACTGGTATTAATAATAAAAAAATGGTTTACCCTGCCAGCATAGTCAAGTTAGTTTATGGCCTTGCTACATTTTATTGGATTAAAAAAGGAAGTTTATCATTATCAGATGAAATTATTGATGCTGTAAGGAAAATGTTGTCTTTTTCCAGTAATAATGCAACAAGCTTTTTAATTGATTTACTTACTGGAACAACAAGTGGACCTCGCATTGAAGGCGAACTATGGGAAAATTGGAAATATCAAAGAAGGATAATTAATGATTGGATAAATGATTTAAATTGGGAAGAATTGGATGGTATAAATTGCTGTCAGAAGACCTGGGACGATGGACCATTTGGTCGTGAGAAAGAATTTTATGGACATCATAATAAAAATAGAAACGCTATGAATTCTGATTCAGCTGCAAGGGTACTAGAGGAAATTATGATTCATATTGATTATCAAGAAAATGATTTAAATTTGCGAAGTTTTTTAAAAAGAAATTTAAATAAAATTGTTCTTAAAAAAGATTCTCTCAATCAAATAGATGGTTTTTTGGGTGCAGGATTACCAGAAAGCATTAATCTTTGGAGTAAAGCAGGCTTAATGTCTGAAGTTAGACATGATTCAGCCTGGTGGACTAATAGTCAATCTCTACACACTTTATTAGTCGTTTTTTGTAATGGAGAAAAATATTCTAAAGATACCTCCTTCTTACCATTAATAGCCAAAGAAATATATGAATTTAATAAGAGTTATCCGATTTGA
- a CDS encoding C40 family peptidase, with protein sequence MESYKNPISLFKQTNFSKTIWWKLKVNISGYQNETEDKLVTEIFKDRIFRLIYPNNYQNNHKSSRILVQLYEDGYVCWINLDGLIIEKYEFKKNNSLGNEHFFIKDKVNSILKWIKNQSELNNEYLWGGTLGPNFDCSGLIQTAFLKHQIYIPRDSFQIKSFCKHLFYYKESYAALRPGDLLFFGNEEKCDHIGIYKGDGNYYHSSGIDFGRNGIGLDTLKKSNDKISLHYKSKLISAGRVVRNYRWDRTIR encoded by the coding sequence ATGGAAAGTTATAAAAATCCTATCTCACTATTTAAACAAACTAATTTTTCAAAAACTATTTGGTGGAAATTAAAAGTTAATATTTCTGGATATCAAAATGAAACAGAAGATAAATTAGTGACTGAAATATTTAAAGATAGAATTTTTAGGCTGATTTATCCAAATAATTATCAAAACAACCATAAATCTTCAAGAATACTAGTTCAACTATATGAAGATGGATACGTCTGCTGGATAAATTTAGATGGATTAATTATTGAGAAATACGAATTCAAAAAAAATAACAGTTTGGGAAATGAACACTTCTTTATAAAAGATAAAGTTAACTCAATTTTAAAATGGATCAAAAATCAATCTGAGTTAAATAATGAATATCTTTGGGGAGGTACATTAGGACCCAATTTTGATTGTTCTGGATTAATTCAGACTGCTTTTTTAAAGCATCAAATTTATATACCCCGAGACTCTTTTCAAATAAAAAGTTTTTGTAAGCACCTTTTTTATTACAAAGAATCGTATGCGGCTCTACGACCTGGCGATCTATTATTTTTTGGAAATGAAGAAAAATGTGATCATATTGGAATCTACAAAGGAGACGGAAACTATTACCATAGTTCTGGAATAGATTTTGGCAGAAATGGAATAGGATTAGATACGCTAAAAAAGTCTAATGATAAAATATCCTTGCATTATAAATCTAAACTAATTTCGGCAGGAAGAGTAGTTAGAAATTATAGATGGGACCGCACTATACGTTAG
- a CDS encoding annexin, producing the protein MLNFFAILLIIFIGILLLVFKKRSFKKLINQSNLNSIKLKKNKKSNNKFLSKKNSYLYNHEEKNYSVFYKKSQRNKMISLFQGDKENKLKALKIAKELADKSTLPILRKGLRDISPEVVEISALLIRQFK; encoded by the coding sequence ATGTTAAATTTTTTCGCAATTTTACTTATTATTTTTATAGGAATATTACTTCTAGTTTTTAAAAAAAGAAGCTTTAAAAAGTTAATAAATCAAAGCAATTTAAATTCTATTAAATTAAAGAAAAATAAAAAAAGTAATAATAAATTTCTATCTAAAAAAAATAGTTATTTATACAATCACGAAGAAAAAAATTACTCAGTATTTTATAAAAAATCTCAAAGAAATAAAATGATTAGTCTTTTTCAGGGTGATAAAGAAAATAAATTAAAGGCATTAAAAATTGCGAAAGAATTGGCTGATAAATCAACATTACCAATTTTACGAAAAGGCTTGAGAGATATTTCTCCTGAAGTCGTTGAAATTTCAGCTTTATTAATAAGACAGTTCAAGTAA
- a CDS encoding photosystem I reaction center protein subunit XI, which yields MSDFQKSFSESTSSIKFDEKYIDTSVQPNDIGVAEQWAVKTVADPFVGNLATPVNSGYFTKAFINNLPFYREGISPNFRGLETGAAFGYLLYGPFTMTGPLRNSEFALTAGLLATIGAVHILTALFVLYNAPGKAPNVQPPDATVNNPPKDLFTRAGWADFTSGFWLGGCGGAVFAWLLVGTLHLDTIMPIIKNIWTAG from the coding sequence ATGAGCGACTTTCAAAAATCATTCTCTGAATCAACAAGTTCTATTAAGTTTGATGAGAAATACATAGATACTTCTGTTCAACCAAATGATATTGGTGTAGCAGAACAATGGGCAGTAAAAACAGTTGCTGATCCCTTTGTAGGTAATTTAGCTACTCCAGTTAATAGTGGTTATTTTACAAAAGCCTTCATAAATAATTTACCTTTTTACAGAGAAGGTATTTCTCCTAATTTTAGAGGTTTAGAAACTGGAGCAGCTTTTGGGTATCTTCTATATGGACCTTTTACCATGACTGGCCCATTAAGAAATTCTGAATTTGCTCTAACAGCTGGACTTCTCGCTACTATTGGAGCTGTTCATATTTTGACAGCACTTTTTGTTCTATACAATGCACCTGGTAAAGCACCTAATGTTCAACCTCCGGACGCGACTGTTAATAATCCTCCAAAGGACTTATTTACAAGAGCTGGTTGGGCTGATTTTACTAGTGGATTTTGGTTAGGAGGATGTGGAGGAGCTGTTTTTGCTTGGTTACTTGTTGGGACATTACACTTAGATACCATAATGCCAATCATTAAAAATATTTGGACTGCTGGTTAA